The following proteins are co-located in the Fuscovulum ytuae genome:
- the bluB gene encoding 5,6-dimethylbenzimidazole synthase — protein MSVSASPVAAGAFSESERAAVYRAIFSRRDVRSQFTDTPVDKDVLMRILTAAHHAPSVGFMQPWNFIIVRDAGVKGRVQAAFADANAEAEAMFGPDRRPLYSSLKLEGILQAPVSICVTCDRARGGPFVLGRTHAPEMDLYSTVCAVQNLWLAARSEGIGVGWVSIFRSGALSEILGLPESVVPVAWLCLGYVEELYDQPELAAKGWASRLPLEQLIYCDAWGQCEGARDVPSDVTPPAC, from the coding sequence ATGTCCGTTTCTGCCTCTCCGGTCGCGGCCGGAGCCTTCAGCGAAAGCGAGCGCGCTGCCGTCTATCGCGCTATCTTCTCGCGCCGCGACGTGCGCTCGCAGTTTACGGACACACCCGTGGACAAAGATGTTCTGATGCGCATTTTGACGGCTGCCCATCATGCGCCTTCGGTTGGGTTCATGCAGCCGTGGAACTTCATCATTGTCCGGGATGCCGGTGTGAAAGGTCGGGTTCAGGCCGCCTTTGCCGATGCAAACGCTGAAGCCGAAGCGATGTTCGGACCTGACCGCCGTCCGCTCTATTCCAGCCTGAAGCTTGAAGGCATCCTGCAAGCGCCGGTCAGCATCTGTGTCACTTGCGATCGCGCGCGTGGCGGCCCTTTTGTGCTTGGTCGCACCCACGCGCCCGAGATGGACCTTTATTCGACCGTCTGTGCTGTTCAGAACCTCTGGCTGGCGGCTCGGTCGGAAGGGATTGGTGTGGGTTGGGTCAGCATCTTTCGGTCGGGCGCGTTAAGCGAGATCCTTGGCCTGCCCGAAAGCGTTGTTCCCGTGGCCTGGCTTTGCCTCGGCTACGTCGAGGAGCTTTACGACCAGCCCGAATTGGCGGCTAAGGGTTGGGCAAGCCGCCTGCCGCTGGAGCAGTTGATCTATTGCGAC